One part of the Candidatus Latescibacterota bacterium genome encodes these proteins:
- a CDS encoding secondary thiamine-phosphate synthase enzyme YjbQ produces MKSHRKELWFEIPSRRAFVNITPQIDEALRESGVKEGLILVNAMHITASVFINDDERGLHHDYEKWLEKLAPHEPVSGYQHNRTGEDNGDAHLKRQVMGREVVVAVTGGRLDFGPWEQIFYGEFDGGRRKRVLVKVIGE; encoded by the coding sequence ATGAAGAGTCACAGAAAGGAACTCTGGTTCGAAATCCCGTCGAGGAGGGCTTTTGTGAATATAACGCCCCAGATCGACGAAGCTCTGCGTGAAAGCGGCGTAAAGGAGGGACTGATCCTGGTGAACGCGATGCATATCACCGCATCGGTATTCATTAACGACGACGAGAGAGGGCTGCATCATGATTACGAGAAATGGCTCGAGAAGCTCGCTCCGCATGAGCCGGTAAGTGGGTATCAGCACAATCGTACTGGAGAGGATAATGGTGACGCGCACCTGAAACGTCAGGTAATGGGCAGGGAAGTGGTCGTCGCGGTCACTGGAGGCAGACTTGATTTCGGGCCATGGGAACAGATATTCTATGGCGAATTTGACGGTGGACGCAGGAAAAGGGTGCTCGTCAAGGTGATCGGCGAGTAG
- a CDS encoding MTH1187 family thiamine-binding protein, translating into MLVSFSIVPMGVGEGLSDYVARMMEIIDEAGLDYRMGPMETTVEGEPDEVMALIMKCHAEMRKTARRVLTSIKIDDRDGAEGRIKGKIADVEKKLGREVRK; encoded by the coding sequence ATGCTGGTAAGCTTTTCAATAGTTCCGATGGGGGTAGGGGAAGGGCTGTCTGATTATGTGGCCCGGATGATGGAGATCATTGATGAGGCGGGGCTGGATTACAGGATGGGACCGATGGAGACCACCGTCGAGGGGGAACCGGACGAGGTGATGGCTCTGATAATGAAGTGCCATGCGGAGATGAGAAAAACTGCCAGGAGAGTACTCACTTCGATCAAGATCGACGACAGGGATGGAGCGGAAGGCAGGATAAAAGGTAAGATAGCCGATGTCGAGAAGAAGCTTGGAAGAGAGGTCAGGAAATAA